A genome region from Ralstonia solanacearum K60 includes the following:
- a CDS encoding N-acetylmuramidase domain-containing protein, translated as MTILRPGDIGAEVRELQRLLAVRGFPAPDTGAYDAPTTAAVRAAQARFGLVVDGIAGPKTMQALRTGDRQSGQLTAADLRRAADALGVSVAAVRTVNEVESRGSGFLPDGRPVILFERHVMYRQLKAADKDADALAAQYPNIVNAQRGGYVGKAGEHTRLAQAIAIDRSCALASASWGLFQIMGYQSERIGYPSVEAFVQAMQSDEGAQLDAFVRFVSADPALHKALAGGKWSTFAALFNGPAYKDNLYDVKLARTFDRYQAEEKEAA; from the coding sequence ATGACGATCCTGAGACCTGGCGACATCGGCGCGGAGGTGCGCGAGCTGCAGCGCCTGTTGGCCGTCCGTGGCTTCCCCGCTCCGGACACGGGCGCATACGATGCGCCGACCACTGCGGCCGTGCGCGCCGCGCAAGCACGTTTCGGCCTGGTGGTGGACGGCATCGCCGGCCCGAAGACGATGCAGGCCCTGCGCACCGGCGACCGCCAGTCCGGGCAACTGACTGCGGCGGACCTGCGACGCGCGGCGGATGCGCTGGGCGTGTCGGTAGCGGCCGTGCGCACGGTCAACGAGGTTGAGAGCCGGGGGAGCGGGTTCCTGCCGGACGGGCGGCCCGTGATCCTGTTTGAGCGGCATGTCATGTATCGCCAGCTCAAGGCCGCCGACAAAGATGCGGACGCGCTTGCAGCCCAGTATCCGAACATCGTGAACGCGCAGCGCGGCGGCTACGTGGGCAAGGCCGGAGAACACACTCGGCTGGCCCAGGCCATCGCCATCGACCGCAGCTGTGCCCTCGCGTCGGCGAGCTGGGGCCTGTTCCAGATCATGGGCTATCAGTCAGAGCGGATCGGCTATCCGAGCGTGGAGGCCTTCGTGCAGGCCATGCAGAGCGACGAGGGCGCCCAGCTCGACGCCTTCGTGCGGTTCGTGTCCGCCGATCCGGCATTGCATAAGGCGCTCGCTGGCGGGAAGTGGTCTACCTTCGCGGCGCTCTTCAACGGGCCGGCCTACAAGGACAACCTGTACGACGTGAAGCTGGCGCGCACCTTCGACCGGTACCAGGCCGAAGAGAAGGAGGCCGCATGA
- a CDS encoding phage holin family protein has protein sequence MNALFIVQAVLCALIALRLLLFKRDGAAHRPWASRLAYVLIVLAGAVPIGVLFGRYDWALLAQNGITAVLCLAVFSVRGNVVELFRMGGGADMSWLVRLLRRSA, from the coding sequence GTGAATGCCCTGTTCATCGTGCAAGCGGTGCTGTGCGCGCTGATCGCGCTGCGCCTGCTGCTGTTCAAGCGCGACGGCGCTGCCCACCGCCCGTGGGCGTCGCGGCTGGCCTACGTCCTGATCGTGCTGGCCGGCGCCGTGCCCATCGGCGTGCTGTTCGGCCGCTACGACTGGGCGCTGCTGGCACAGAACGGCATCACCGCCGTCCTGTGCCTGGCGGTTTTTTCGGTGCGCGGCAACGTGGTGGAGCTGTTCCGCATGGGCGGTGGCGCCGACATGTCCTGGCTGGTGCGCCTGCTGCGGAGGTCCGCATGA
- a CDS encoding putative holin: protein MAEPIATGTSAAAVAVTGVGAISLLPGVDPGTVLGAFAGAAVFALNSGELTVAKKLSFLVLSIVAGVLSAPLAAALIARALPANTEVSEAVGALVASTVAVRLLLALIRAADNSDKLLAALKGNNRGGNQP, encoded by the coding sequence ATGGCTGAACCCATCGCAACCGGCACGTCCGCCGCCGCCGTCGCCGTCACCGGTGTGGGCGCGATTTCGCTGCTGCCTGGCGTGGACCCGGGAACCGTGCTCGGCGCGTTCGCCGGCGCGGCTGTCTTCGCGCTCAACTCGGGCGAGTTGACGGTCGCGAAGAAGTTGTCCTTCCTCGTGCTGTCCATCGTGGCGGGCGTCCTGTCGGCGCCGCTGGCCGCCGCCCTGATCGCCCGGGCGCTGCCCGCCAACACCGAAGTGAGCGAGGCCGTGGGCGCGCTGGTGGCCTCCACGGTGGCGGTGCGCCTGCTGCTGGCGCTGATCCGTGCGGCCGACAACAGCGACAAGCTGCTGGCCGCCCTGAAGGGCAACAACCGTGGAGGTAACCAACCGTGA
- a CDS encoding tail protein X, producing the protein MRVRAIQGDTIDAICRRVYGRTAGVTEAVLAANPGIADLGSILPHGTELVLPDISPQQQAAQTVQLWD; encoded by the coding sequence ATGCGCGTACGGGCCATCCAGGGCGACACCATCGACGCCATCTGCCGGCGGGTGTACGGCCGCACGGCGGGCGTGACGGAAGCCGTGCTGGCCGCCAATCCCGGCATCGCCGACCTGGGCTCCATCCTGCCGCATGGGACCGAGCTGGTGTTGCCTGACATCTCCCCGCAGCAGCAGGCCGCGCAGACGGTGCAGCTGTGGGACTGA
- a CDS encoding head completion/stabilization protein, with translation MSSFIAAAPSPTPAQPGGQPIGNDGFFPDIDVDQARAAMRLDGTVTPERLRAALVDAALSVNDELAPWKARQLTAGFTALGAVPAQWIDGQSPHVHRYLRAVHCTAAAWLIERYRSFDATAAGDRKAETENTSVDDLRRDARWAISDIAGAPRTTVELI, from the coding sequence ATGTCCTCGTTCATCGCAGCAGCACCCTCCCCGACGCCGGCGCAGCCCGGCGGCCAGCCGATCGGCAATGACGGCTTTTTCCCGGACATCGACGTCGACCAGGCGCGCGCCGCGATGCGCCTGGACGGCACCGTCACGCCCGAGCGGCTGCGCGCCGCGCTGGTTGATGCCGCGCTGTCCGTCAACGACGAGCTGGCCCCCTGGAAGGCCCGACAGCTGACCGCCGGGTTCACGGCGCTGGGCGCAGTGCCCGCGCAGTGGATCGACGGCCAAAGCCCCCACGTGCACCGCTACCTGCGCGCGGTGCACTGCACGGCGGCCGCCTGGCTGATCGAGCGGTACCGGTCGTTCGACGCCACCGCCGCCGGCGACCGCAAGGCCGAGACGGAGAACACATCGGTGGACGATCTGCGCCGCGACGCGCGCTGGGCAATCAGCGACATCGCCGGCGCGCCGCGCACCACCGTGGAGCTGATCTGA
- a CDS encoding terminase endonuclease subunit codes for MTSPARNHFLRVTAAMAAKAAQAGNPLRYATGHELMLAQLAEHKRQLKQVQSVERKAELKRKLLPEYAAWVRGVLEADTGAQDEVFMTVMVWLIDAGTFTDALPLAAYAIRHQMAMPDQYQRTTACLIAEEFATMALKAIEAGDRVDVTTLHEVAELVAAEDMPDEVRAKLHKAVGYACAALAEVAPAPESAVSRRMDALTHLRRALELHDKCGVKKDIERIERSIERDIKNAAKANAQEGDGRS; via the coding sequence ATGACGAGCCCGGCCCGCAACCACTTCCTGCGCGTAACGGCCGCGATGGCCGCCAAGGCGGCTCAGGCCGGCAACCCGCTGCGCTATGCCACCGGCCACGAGCTGATGCTGGCGCAACTGGCCGAGCACAAGCGCCAGCTCAAACAGGTCCAGTCCGTCGAGCGCAAGGCCGAGTTGAAGCGCAAGTTGCTGCCCGAGTATGCGGCCTGGGTCCGGGGCGTGCTGGAAGCCGACACCGGCGCGCAGGACGAGGTGTTCATGACGGTGATGGTGTGGCTGATCGACGCCGGCACCTTCACCGACGCCCTGCCCCTGGCCGCCTACGCGATCCGGCACCAGATGGCGATGCCCGACCAGTACCAGCGCACCACGGCCTGCCTGATCGCCGAGGAGTTCGCCACCATGGCCCTCAAGGCAATTGAGGCCGGCGACCGGGTGGACGTGACCACGCTGCACGAGGTGGCCGAGCTGGTCGCGGCCGAGGACATGCCGGACGAGGTGCGCGCCAAGCTGCACAAGGCGGTGGGCTATGCCTGCGCGGCACTGGCGGAGGTGGCCCCTGCCCCGGAGTCCGCCGTGTCCCGGCGCATGGACGCGCTGACGCATCTGCGCCGTGCCTTGGAGCTGCACGACAAGTGCGGCGTCAAGAAGGACATCGAGCGCATCGAACGCAGCATCGAGCGCGACATCAAAAACGCAGCGAAGGCCAACGCCCAGGAGGGCGACGGCCGCAGCTGA
- a CDS encoding phage major capsid protein, P2 family — MRNETRRLFAAYKNEIAKLNGIDRVDEKFSVSPTVQQKLETKVQESSEFLSRINFYGVTEQEGERIGLGVSGPVASTTDTTQQDRQTADIATLDGRGYRCEQTNSDTHITYQRLDAWAKFPDFQTRIRDAIIKRQALDRIMIGFNGVSRAATSNRAANPMLQDVNKGWLQHVREQAPQRVMKDGKAAGKVTISSQKKDRDFENLDALVFDIVNNLIEPWYAEDPDLVVVCGRELLADKYFPLVNRTQPPSEMQAADVIISQKRIGNLPAVRVPYFPAKGLLVTRLDNLSIYYQEGARRRTIVDNAKRDRIENYESSNDAYVIEDLGCVALAENIVLDLTTEEPAQ, encoded by the coding sequence ATGCGTAACGAAACCCGCCGCCTCTTCGCGGCCTACAAGAATGAGATCGCAAAGTTGAACGGTATCGATCGCGTCGATGAGAAATTCAGCGTCTCGCCGACCGTCCAGCAAAAGCTGGAGACCAAGGTGCAGGAGTCGAGCGAGTTCCTGTCCCGCATCAACTTCTACGGCGTGACCGAGCAGGAAGGCGAGCGGATCGGCCTGGGCGTGTCTGGCCCGGTGGCGAGCACCACGGACACCACCCAACAGGATCGTCAGACGGCCGACATTGCTACTCTGGACGGCCGCGGCTACCGGTGCGAACAGACCAACTCCGACACGCACATCACGTACCAACGTCTGGATGCGTGGGCCAAGTTCCCCGACTTCCAGACCCGCATCCGCGACGCCATCATCAAGCGCCAGGCGCTGGACCGCATCATGATCGGCTTCAACGGTGTGAGCCGTGCTGCCACGTCTAACCGGGCGGCCAATCCCATGCTCCAGGACGTCAACAAGGGATGGTTGCAACACGTGCGCGAGCAAGCCCCGCAACGGGTGATGAAGGACGGCAAGGCGGCCGGGAAAGTCACGATCTCTTCCCAAAAGAAGGATCGAGATTTCGAGAACCTGGACGCCCTGGTCTTCGACATCGTCAATAACCTGATCGAACCGTGGTACGCGGAAGACCCCGACCTTGTGGTCGTCTGCGGGCGGGAACTGCTGGCCGACAAGTATTTCCCGCTGGTCAACAGGACCCAACCCCCATCGGAGATGCAGGCAGCTGACGTCATCATTAGTCAGAAACGCATTGGCAATCTGCCCGCCGTCCGCGTGCCCTACTTCCCGGCCAAAGGGTTGCTGGTAACACGCCTGGACAACCTGTCCATCTACTACCAGGAGGGAGCGCGCCGCCGCACCATCGTGGACAACGCGAAGCGCGATCGCATCGAGAACTACGAGTCGAGTAACGATGCGTATGTGATCGAAGACCTGGGTTGCGTCGCGCTGGCCGAGAACATTGTGCTCGACCTCACGACCGAAGAGCCTGCGCAATGA
- a CDS encoding GPO family capsid scaffolding protein, with amino-acid sequence MAKGTKFFRIATEGATSDGRVIDRETLVEMADNYDPNVYAARINLEHIRGYDPAGPFKAYGDVTALKAEEQDGKMRLLAQIDPTADLVAMNKARQKIFSSMEIQPSFADTGEAYLVGLAVTDNPASLGCEVLQFSAKAKTNPLAARKQHPDNLFTEAVEVCFDFSPEAPNVPAGFADSIKRLFSKQRRSDADTDARFADMQEAVQTVAHQVQATGEQFGATLKTVTDQLTTLNNQAAERDKQFNALKARLEQTDAYAARPPATGGDGNTAAITTDC; translated from the coding sequence ATGGCCAAGGGCACCAAGTTCTTCCGCATTGCCACCGAAGGCGCAACGAGCGACGGCCGCGTGATCGACCGCGAAACGCTGGTCGAGATGGCCGACAACTACGACCCCAATGTCTACGCTGCGCGCATCAACCTGGAGCACATCCGCGGCTACGACCCGGCCGGCCCGTTCAAGGCCTACGGCGATGTAACAGCGCTCAAGGCGGAGGAACAGGACGGCAAGATGCGCCTGCTCGCGCAGATCGATCCGACCGCCGATCTGGTCGCCATGAACAAGGCACGGCAAAAGATTTTTTCTTCGATGGAGATCCAGCCGAGCTTTGCGGATACCGGCGAAGCCTATCTGGTCGGCCTGGCCGTGACCGACAACCCGGCGAGCCTCGGGTGCGAAGTTCTGCAATTCAGCGCCAAGGCCAAAACCAACCCGCTCGCCGCGCGCAAGCAGCACCCCGACAACCTGTTCACCGAGGCCGTGGAGGTGTGCTTTGACTTCTCGCCCGAGGCACCGAACGTGCCCGCAGGCTTTGCGGACAGCATCAAACGCCTGTTCTCCAAGCAACGCCGATCGGACGCCGACACCGACGCGCGCTTCGCTGACATGCAGGAGGCCGTGCAGACCGTTGCCCACCAGGTGCAGGCCACCGGCGAACAGTTCGGCGCGACGCTCAAGACCGTCACCGACCAGCTGACCACCCTCAACAACCAAGCCGCTGAGCGTGACAAGCAGTTCAACGCCCTGAAGGCCCGGCTGGAGCAAACCGACGCCTATGCCGCGCGCCCGCCGGCCACCGGCGGCGACGGCAACACCGCAGCCATCACGACCGACTGCTGA
- a CDS encoding terminase ATPase subunit family protein gives MTTLPPLASLSIDPEKDPRRIARTLYWQGYRVARIAEMLGVKAVTVHSWKRRDRWDATDAVERVASSIEERMAQLIAKEVKEGRDYKEIDLLGRQMERLARVRRYEASGNETDLNPKVANRNKGPRSKPERNAISPEEQAQLLEAFRDSMFDYQRVWYEAGQVERIRNLLKSRQIGATWYFAREAFIDALTTGRNQIFLSASKAQAHVFKQYIIQFAKDAAGVELKGDPMVLPNGATLYFLGTNARTAQSYHGNLYFDEYFWVPRFQELRKVASGMAIHKQWRQTYFSTPSSLSHEAYPFWSGALFNRGKAKDKHVRIDVSHAALRNGLRCADGQWRQIVTVEDAVRGGCNLFDLDQLRLEYSELDFANLLMCAFIDDNASVFPLSMLMRGMVDSWEVWEDFRPFAPRPFGNRPVWVGYDPNGGGGDSAALVVVAPPLVPGGKFRVLEKHQFRGIDYEEQAGAIRRVCERYNVAYVGIDRTGIGDAVFRLVQKFRPDAEGFTYSVDVKTGLVLKAHDVISKGRLEFDAGWTDFAASFMSIKKTVTAAGGRVTYQAGRSEETSHADLAWACMHALSHEPLEGVTTTNTSILELS, from the coding sequence ATGACTACGCTTCCACCTCTCGCCTCTCTCTCGATCGACCCCGAAAAGGACCCGCGCCGCATTGCGCGCACGCTGTACTGGCAGGGCTACCGGGTCGCGCGCATCGCCGAAATGCTGGGTGTCAAAGCGGTCACCGTTCACAGCTGGAAGCGGCGCGACCGGTGGGACGCGACGGATGCGGTGGAGCGCGTGGCGTCCAGCATCGAAGAGCGCATGGCGCAGCTCATCGCCAAGGAGGTGAAGGAGGGCCGGGACTACAAGGAAATCGACCTGCTCGGCCGACAGATGGAGCGTCTGGCGCGCGTGCGCCGGTACGAGGCGAGCGGCAACGAGACCGACCTGAACCCGAAGGTGGCGAACCGCAACAAGGGGCCACGCAGCAAGCCCGAGCGCAACGCGATCAGCCCCGAGGAACAGGCGCAACTTCTGGAGGCCTTCCGCGACTCGATGTTCGATTACCAGCGCGTCTGGTACGAGGCGGGGCAGGTCGAGCGGATCCGCAACTTGCTGAAATCGCGTCAGATTGGCGCGACGTGGTACTTCGCGCGCGAGGCGTTCATCGACGCGCTGACCACCGGCCGCAACCAGATTTTTCTATCGGCCAGCAAGGCGCAGGCGCACGTTTTCAAGCAGTACATCATCCAGTTCGCCAAGGACGCGGCCGGTGTCGAGCTGAAGGGCGATCCGATGGTGCTGCCCAACGGCGCCACGCTGTACTTCCTGGGCACCAATGCCCGCACGGCGCAGAGCTACCACGGCAACCTGTACTTCGATGAGTACTTCTGGGTGCCGCGCTTCCAGGAGCTGCGCAAGGTGGCGTCCGGGATGGCGATCCACAAGCAGTGGCGGCAGACGTATTTCTCCACGCCATCCAGCCTGTCGCATGAGGCCTACCCGTTCTGGTCCGGCGCGCTGTTCAATCGCGGCAAAGCCAAGGACAAGCACGTCAGGATTGACGTGAGCCACGCTGCGCTGCGCAATGGCCTGCGCTGCGCGGACGGGCAGTGGCGCCAGATCGTGACGGTGGAAGATGCCGTACGCGGCGGCTGCAACCTGTTCGACCTCGACCAGCTGCGCCTGGAGTACAGCGAACTCGATTTCGCCAACCTGCTCATGTGCGCGTTCATTGACGACAACGCGTCCGTGTTTCCGCTCTCGATGCTCATGCGCGGGATGGTGGACAGCTGGGAGGTCTGGGAGGACTTCCGGCCGTTCGCGCCGCGGCCATTTGGCAATCGGCCGGTGTGGGTTGGCTATGACCCCAACGGAGGCGGCGGCGACAGCGCCGCACTGGTGGTGGTGGCGCCCCCGCTGGTGCCCGGCGGCAAGTTCCGCGTGCTGGAGAAGCACCAATTCCGCGGCATCGACTACGAGGAACAGGCGGGCGCCATCCGCCGCGTGTGCGAGCGGTACAACGTGGCCTATGTCGGCATCGACCGGACCGGCATCGGCGATGCGGTGTTCCGACTGGTACAGAAGTTCCGCCCGGACGCCGAAGGCTTCACCTATTCCGTGGATGTGAAAACCGGCCTGGTGCTCAAGGCGCACGACGTTATCAGCAAGGGCAGGCTGGAGTTTGACGCGGGCTGGACTGACTTCGCCGCGTCGTTCATGTCGATCAAAAAAACCGTCACCGCCGCCGGCGGCCGAGTCACCTATCAGGCCGGCCGCTCGGAGGAAACCAGCCACGCCGACCTGGCGTGGGCCTGCATGCATGCGCTTTCGCACGAACCCCTCGAAGGCGTCACCACCACCAACACCAGCATCCTGGAGCTGTCATGA
- a CDS encoding phage portal protein translates to MSRNKTRRAARAASAHLRTANAEVPTERHTDRAAQAEVFSFGDPIEVLDRRELLDYVECMRMGQWYEPPLPWDGLARSFRAAAHHSSAVYVKRNILVSTFIPHPLLSRATFERLVLDWQVFGNGYLERRDSVLGSPMRLDAPLAKYVRRGLDLSTYFFVQNLPQPYTFATGSVFHLQEPDINQEVYGLPEYLSALNATWLNESATLFRRRYYKNGSHAGFILYMTDAAQKQEDVDALREAMKSAKGPGNFRNLFMYAPNGKKDGIQLLPVSEVAAKDEFWNIKNITRDDQLAAHRVPPQLMGIIPNNTGGFGDVEKAAMVFARNEVKPLQDRLLAINDWIGEEVVRFAPYALGVGVSGATPS, encoded by the coding sequence ATGAGCCGCAACAAGACCCGCCGCGCCGCGCGCGCGGCATCCGCCCACCTGCGCACCGCCAATGCCGAGGTGCCGACCGAGCGCCACACCGACCGGGCCGCGCAGGCTGAGGTCTTCTCGTTCGGCGATCCGATCGAAGTTCTGGACCGGCGCGAGTTGCTGGACTACGTGGAGTGCATGCGCATGGGCCAGTGGTACGAACCGCCCCTGCCATGGGACGGCCTCGCGCGCTCGTTCCGCGCCGCCGCACACCACAGCTCGGCCGTGTACGTGAAGCGCAATATCCTGGTCAGCACGTTCATCCCGCACCCGCTGCTCTCGCGCGCGACGTTCGAGCGCCTGGTGCTCGACTGGCAGGTGTTCGGAAACGGCTACCTGGAGCGCCGCGATAGCGTGCTGGGGAGCCCCATGCGGTTGGATGCGCCCCTGGCCAAGTACGTGCGGCGCGGGCTCGACCTGAGCACGTATTTTTTTGTGCAGAACTTGCCGCAGCCGTACACCTTCGCCACCGGCTCGGTCTTCCACCTCCAGGAACCGGACATCAATCAGGAGGTGTACGGCCTGCCGGAATACCTGTCCGCACTGAACGCCACGTGGCTGAACGAATCGGCCACGCTGTTCCGGCGCCGGTACTACAAGAACGGCTCACACGCGGGCTTCATCCTCTACATGACGGACGCCGCGCAGAAGCAGGAGGACGTGGACGCACTGCGCGAGGCGATGAAGAGCGCCAAGGGTCCAGGCAACTTCCGCAACCTGTTCATGTACGCGCCCAACGGCAAGAAGGACGGGATCCAGCTACTGCCTGTGTCCGAGGTGGCGGCGAAAGACGAGTTCTGGAACATCAAGAACATCACACGCGACGACCAGCTCGCCGCGCATCGGGTGCCGCCGCAGCTCATGGGCATCATCCCGAACAACACCGGCGGATTCGGCGATGTGGAGAAGGCCGCGATGGTGTTCGCGCGCAACGAGGTGAAACCGCTCCAGGACCGCCTGCTGGCAATCAATGACTGGATCGGCGAGGAGGTGGTGCGGTTCGCGCCGTACGCGCTGGGTGTGGGGGTCTCCGGTGCCACTCCCTCGTAG
- a CDS encoding PAAR domain-containing protein, giving the protein MRGVIREGDSTTHGGKVITGASGYRVMGQAVACVGDRCTCPIPGHDHCVIVESDPTFKVNGRMVAFHGHKVSCGATLISSAPNSGRS; this is encoded by the coding sequence ATGCGAGGTGTAATCCGGGAGGGTGACAGCACAACTCATGGTGGCAAGGTCATCACTGGCGCAAGCGGGTATCGCGTGATGGGCCAAGCCGTTGCATGCGTTGGAGACCGCTGCACGTGCCCGATACCTGGACACGATCATTGCGTGATCGTGGAGAGTGATCCAACGTTCAAGGTCAACGGCCGCATGGTCGCTTTCCACGGGCACAAGGTATCGTGCGGAGCGACGCTGATTTCGAGCGCGCCGAATTCCGGGCGGTCTTGA
- a CDS encoding type VI lipase adapter Tla3 domain-containing protein, with translation MTTVKASAPRLRPYLAALLLLALTWMIFILIGSYQYWKSTGTEISGMRDAIRGGLFVIVGLTAVVFAGHWAWRHIASVSGVSVTGGVASPVVAASAHAANPGALAGTGPQYVLEVRGLGMAISGDHQDTPWKRIVEKADNFASALSQNPKDYGETPDIRMTFSKVDTGAAFEYAAAEAIDHWPLPVIIINPPTGKDVKSRAAYRIADGRQKAGLGVTLFLWEYDANTSSAMPALDRLFQFFDEHPDVPAALIVTQDGMIFRSLLDTPGTPKEPLGAYIPPIPNSMVSLLVTRSDRVDQLMRPFVVSDVPADIDNDKTQFDIVKLWNFYWQEDERFQEEADKTAGAVYGGTTMKTEWWTAKLPELWKQIGNKGPGDFKPSPYLPVRWTSWQLEEFDEAPQLGYLHRPVHIKLTDGEGHLLKRTEQIKALQDGWQHAIATLPKGTKPARVFYDTTLDREWIIPLTQALHGNAEGIELDNVKEGYDIGRRLGNTGVSSALVQIGLATVAGYQDGGASATVHLTEHRDAAIVMVSPPDETAKAANAKHRGANPFRTRVPGG, from the coding sequence ATGACCACGGTGAAGGCATCTGCTCCCAGGCTGCGCCCATACCTAGCGGCGCTGTTGCTGTTGGCACTAACCTGGATGATATTTATTCTGATTGGCTCGTACCAATACTGGAAGAGCACCGGCACGGAGATATCGGGTATGCGCGACGCGATTCGCGGTGGGTTGTTTGTAATTGTTGGCCTGACAGCCGTGGTATTCGCGGGGCACTGGGCATGGCGCCATATTGCTAGTGTGAGCGGAGTGTCCGTGACGGGAGGTGTGGCGTCGCCGGTTGTTGCGGCAAGCGCTCACGCTGCGAATCCAGGTGCCCTGGCTGGAACCGGTCCGCAATATGTCCTCGAAGTGCGTGGCCTCGGGATGGCTATCAGCGGAGACCATCAGGACACGCCATGGAAACGGATTGTAGAGAAGGCTGATAACTTTGCTTCGGCCTTGTCACAGAATCCCAAGGACTACGGTGAGACCCCCGACATTCGAATGACGTTCTCAAAGGTAGACACCGGGGCAGCATTTGAATACGCAGCTGCGGAGGCTATTGACCACTGGCCCTTGCCGGTCATCATCATTAATCCTCCGACGGGCAAGGATGTTAAGTCTCGGGCCGCATATCGGATTGCGGACGGCCGCCAGAAAGCAGGTCTTGGGGTAACACTCTTCCTGTGGGAATACGACGCAAACACCAGCAGCGCGATGCCTGCGCTTGATCGCTTGTTTCAGTTCTTCGATGAGCATCCCGACGTGCCTGCTGCGTTGATCGTGACACAGGATGGGATGATCTTTCGCAGTCTGTTGGATACGCCGGGGACGCCGAAGGAGCCGCTCGGCGCATACATCCCACCTATTCCCAACAGCATGGTGTCGCTGTTGGTGACGCGCAGCGATCGCGTGGACCAACTTATGCGGCCCTTTGTCGTGTCTGATGTCCCGGCGGACATCGACAACGACAAGACGCAGTTCGATATCGTCAAGCTGTGGAACTTCTACTGGCAGGAGGATGAACGCTTCCAAGAGGAAGCAGACAAGACGGCAGGTGCGGTGTACGGGGGTACTACCATGAAAACCGAATGGTGGACCGCAAAGTTACCCGAGCTGTGGAAACAGATTGGCAACAAGGGGCCAGGTGACTTCAAGCCCAGCCCCTATCTGCCGGTGCGCTGGACAAGTTGGCAGCTTGAAGAGTTCGACGAAGCGCCACAACTAGGCTACTTGCACCGCCCTGTGCATATCAAGCTCACCGATGGCGAAGGTCATTTGCTCAAACGTACAGAACAGATCAAGGCCCTGCAGGACGGCTGGCAGCACGCAATAGCCACGCTACCGAAGGGGACCAAGCCCGCGCGCGTGTTCTACGACACCACCCTCGACCGTGAGTGGATCATTCCGTTGACGCAAGCATTGCACGGCAATGCAGAGGGGATCGAGCTGGATAACGTCAAAGAGGGATACGACATCGGTCGCCGCTTGGGCAATACCGGTGTCAGTTCGGCGCTTGTGCAGATCGGTCTAGCGACCGTTGCCGGCTACCAAGACGGCGGCGCCAGTGCGACAGTCCATCTCACCGAACACCGCGACGCGGCCATCGTCATGGTCAGCCCGCCTGACGAAACGGCCAAAGCGGCCAACGCCAAACATCGCGGGGCCAATCCTTTCCGGACTAGGGTACCGGGGGGGTGA